Proteins co-encoded in one Salvia splendens isolate huo1 chromosome 4, SspV2, whole genome shotgun sequence genomic window:
- the LOC121801638 gene encoding beta-amyrin 28-monooxygenase-like, translating into MELFYVCLLSAFVVAVSLSLHFLLFRTKPAASGLPPGRTGWPVIGESLEFLSTGWKGHPEKFIFDRIARYSSSVFRTHLFGERAAVFCGASGNKFLFSNENKLVRAWWPASVDKVFPSSSSSSSSQEEAIKMRRMLPNFFKPEALQRYVGIMDHIARRHFADGWEGKDEVVVFPLTKSYTFWLACKLFVSVEDPAHVERLGGPFEKLASGLISVPVDLPGTPFNKAIKASNFIRKELLGIIKQRKVDLEDGSASATQDILSHMLLTSDESGKFMHELDIADKILGLLIGGHDTASSACAFVVKYLAELPEIYEGVYKEQVEIANSKKEGELLNWDDIQKMKYSWNVACEVLRLAPPLQGAFREALSDFMYNGFTIPKGWKIYWSANSTHINPECFPDPKKFDPSRYEGSGPAPYTFVPFGGGPRMCPGKEYARLEILVFMHHLVRRFRWEKIIPDEKIVVNPMPIPAKGLPIRLYPRKV; encoded by the exons ATGGAGCTCTTCTACGTCTGCCTCCTCTCCGCCTTCGTCGTCGCcgtctccctctccctccactTCCTCCTCTTCCGGACCAAGCCGGCCGCGTCCGGCCTGCCTCCAGGCCGGACGGGTTGGCCAGTCATTGGAGAGAGCCTCGAGTTTCTCTCCACCGGCTGGAAGGGCCATCCGGAGAAGTTCATCTTCGACCGGATCGCCCGCTACTCCTCCTCCGTCTTCCGCACCCACCTCTTCGGCGAACGCGCGGCAGTCTTCTGCGGCGCGTCCGGAAATAAATTCCTGTTCTCGAACGAGAACAAGCTCGTCCGGGCGTGGTGGCCGGCGTCGGTGGACAAGGTGTTtccgtcgtcgtcgtcgtcgtcatcGTCGCAGGAGGAGGCGATCAAGATGCGGCGGATGCTGCCGAACTTCTTCAAGCCGGAGGCCCTGCAGCGCTACGTCGGGATCATGGACCACATCGCGCGGCGCCACTTCGCGGACGGGTGGGAGGGGAAGGACGAGGTGGTGGTGTTCCCGCTCACGAAGAGCTACACGTTCTGGCTGGCGTGCAAGCTCTTCGTGAGCGTGGAGGACCCGGCCCACGTGGAGCGGCTCGGGGGGCCGTTCGAGAAGCTGGCGTCCGGGCTGATCTCGGTCCCCGTGGATCTGCCCGGGACGCCATTCAATAAGGCGATCAAGGCGTCTAATTTTATTAGGAAGGAACTACTCGGCATTATAAAGCAGCGGAAAGTGGACCTTGAAGACGGTTCGGCTTCGGCCACGCAGGATATATTGTCGCACATGCTGCTGACGAGCGACGAGAGTGGGAAGTTTATGCATGAGTTGGATATTGCTGACAAGATTTTGGGGCTGCTCATTGGTGGACATGATACGGCTAGCTCTGCATGCGCCTTTGTTGTCAAATATCTAGCTGAGCTGCCTGAGATTTATGAGGGAGTCTACAAGG AACAAGTGGAAATTGCAAATTCGAAAAAGGAAGGAGAATTGCTAAATTGGGATGATatccaaaaaatgaaatattcatGGAATGTAGCATGTGAGGTTTTAAGACTTGCGCCGCCACTTCAGGGTGCTTTCAGAGAAGCATTGTCCGATTTCATGTACAACGGATTCACTATCCCCAAGGGCTGGAAG ATCTATTGGAGTGCGAACTCAACACACATCAACCCGGAGTGCTTCCCCGATCCTAAGAAGTTTGACCCATCGAGATACGAGGGCTCGGGGCCCGCGCCCTACACTTTTGTCCCCTTCGGGGGAGGGCCGAGGATGTGCCCCGGGAAGGAGTACGCTCGGCTGGAGATCTTGGTGTTCATGCACCACCTCGTGAGGAGATTTCGGTGGGAGAAAATCATCCCAGATGAGAAAATTGTCGTGAATCCGATGCCAATTCCGGCCAAGGGATTGCCTATCCGTCTTTACCCGCGCAAAGTTTGA